In Aedes albopictus strain Foshan chromosome 3, AalbF5, whole genome shotgun sequence, the following are encoded in one genomic region:
- the LOC109426475 gene encoding senecionine N-oxygenase-like — protein MECKPKYCIIGAGAGGLACARHALDASVEVTVFEQTDRIGGTWVYTDSTGRDQNGVPIHTSMYEGLRTNLPRQIMGFPDWPIESNVSYVKQEEVLRWLQDYVEEFKLRKLIRFEHQVIRVSPTYNDGSKWEVIVKDLRNERYDTFVFDYVMVCNGHYSYPMVPEIVGRGSFQGLQIHSHDYRKADQFQGQDLLLVGAGYSASDIAIATVKVAKSVTISHHNPDKVDFDIEGTISVKPGISKLTPTGAIFVDGTEKNFSTIIYCTGYKYTFPFLSADCGIRLEDNHVQPLYKHVININHPTMALIGVPFYCIPTQMMDLQARFCMKYFTGELKLPPRDEMLRDMEADIEYRRRRGLPKKWMHKLSGDFQTKYYEDLAKTAELQPIRPVIMALFEESMRRRLASVQNYREDDFEVINDNEFRVL, from the coding sequence ATGGAGTGTAAACCCAAGTACTGCATCATCGGAGCCGGAGCAGGAGGACTGGCATGTGCAAGACATGCTCTGGACGCTTCAGTAGAGGTCACGGTATTCGAGCAAACCGATAGGATCGGAGGCACTTGGGTTTACACGGACTCCACTGGCCGGGATCAGAATGGAGTTCCAATCCATACCAGCATGTACGAAGGCCTACGAACCAATCTACCTCGGCAGATCATGGGGTTCCCGGATTGGCCAATCGAATCGAACGTGTCGTACGTCAAACAGGAGGAAGTTCTCCGGTGGTTGCAGGATTACGTGGAGGAATTCAAACTGCGGAAGCTCATCAGGTTCGAACACCAAGTGATAAGGGTGTCACCGACCTACAACGATGGCAGCAAGTGGGAAGTGATTGTAAAAGATTTGCGAAACGAGCGATACGATACGTTTGTGTTCGACTATGTGATGGTTTGCAATGGTCACTACTCGTATCCGATGGTTCCGGAAATTGTCGGCAGGGGCAGTTTCCAAGGTTTGCAAATCCACAGCCACGATTACCGTAAGGCTGATCAGTTCCAAGGACAAGATCTACTCCTGGTCGGTGCAGGTTACAGCGCGTCAGATATTGCCATTGCGACTGTTAAAGTGGCAAAGAGTGTAACCATCAGTCATCATAACCCAGATAAGGTTGATTTCGATATTGAGGGTACCATCTCCGTTAAGCCTGGTATTTCAAAACTGACACCAACAGGGGCTATATTCGTTGACGGAACAGAGAAAAACTTCTCGACGATTATCTACTGCACAGGGTATAAGTACACTTTTCCATTTTTGAGTGCCGATTGTGGGATACGTTTGGAGGATAATCATGTGCAGCCACTGTACAAACATGTAATCAACATCAATCACCCAACAATGGCCTTGATTGGCGTACCCTTCTATTGCATCCCAACTCAGATGATGGATCTACAGGCCCGGTTTTGTATGAAGTACTTTACAGGTGAATTGAAGCTTCCACCCAGAGATGAAATGCTGCGGGATATGGAAGCCGATATAGAGTATCGAAGGCGCCGAGGTTTACCCAAAAAATGGATGCATAAATTGTCAGGGGATTTTCAGACAAAATATTATGAAGATTTGGCTAAGACTGCTGAGTTACAACCGATCCGACCAGTAATTATGGCGCTATTTGAAGAGAGTATGCGTCGAAGATTGGCAAGTGTTCAGAATTACCGAGAAGATGACTTTGAGGTGATAAACGATAATGAGTTTCGCGTTTTGTGA